A part of Rhodamnia argentea isolate NSW1041297 chromosome 8, ASM2092103v1, whole genome shotgun sequence genomic DNA contains:
- the LOC115735207 gene encoding non-specific phospholipase C2, translating into MSRGKKSNSLPPATPAFFLLSLLLAAAASSSSSSARAAAAAQSPIRTVVVLVMENRSFDHMLGWMKRLNPAIDGVDGSESNPLSTSDPKSTRFHFDDSSHYVDPDPGHSFQAIREQIFGSNDTSADPPPMDGFAQQAFSMDPSLNMSKDVMNGFDPDKVAVYKALVSEFAVFDRWFASVPSSTQPNRLYVHSSTSAGATSNIPALLIKGYPQRTIFENLDDAGLSFGIYYQNIPATLFYRNLRKLKYLTKFRPYAPSFAADARRGTLPNYAVVEQRYMDTKLEPANDDHPSHDVYQGQMFVKEVYETLRASPQWNQTLLVITYDEHGGFFDHVPTPVRGVPSPDGIVGPEPFNFRFDRLGVRVPTIAVSPWIEKGTVVHGPKGSPSPTSEYEHSSIPATVKKLFNLNAPFLTKRDEWAGTFEGIVQTRTQPRTDCPEKLPTPVKIRNGEAKEDAKPSEFQQELLQLAAVLKGDHIFTSSPERFGMEMTVKEAKEYMEDAVKSFLEAGLYARKMGVDGEQIVKMRPSLTTRPSKP; encoded by the exons ATGTCTCGCGGGAAGAAAAGCAATTCGCTCCCTCCGGCCACCCccgccttcttcctcctctctctcctcctcgccgccgccgcctcctcctcctcctcctccgcccgtgcggcggcggcggcccaGAGCCCCATCCGGACGGTGGTCGTCCTGGTGATGGAGAACCGGTCCTTCGACCACATGCTGGGGTGGATGAAGCGTCTCAACCCGGCGATCGACGGCGTGGACGGCTCCGAGTCCAACCCGCTCTCCACCTCCGACCCCAAGTCCACCCGGTTCCACTTCGACGACAGCTCCCACTACGTGGACCCGGACCCGGGCCACTCCTTCCAGGCGATCCGGGAGCAGATATTCGGGTCCAACGACACGTCGGCGGACCCTCCCCCGATGGACGGGTTCGCCCAGCAGGCCTTCTCGATGGACCCCTCCCTGAACATGTCTAAGGATGTCATGAACGGGTTCGACCCGGACAAGGTCGCCGTCTACAAGGCCCTCGTCTCCGAGTTCGCCGTCTTCGACAG GTGGTTCGCGTCCGTGCCGTCGTCGACCCAGCCGAACCGCCTCTACGTGCACTCAAGCACGTCGGCCGGCGCGACCAGCAACATCCCCGCCCTCCTCATCAAAGGCTACCCGCAGCGCACCATCTTCGAGAACCTCGACGACGCCGGGCTCTCGTTCGGGATCTACTACCAGAACATCCCCGCCACGCTCTTCTACCGCAACCTCCGGAAGCTCAAGTACCTCACCAAGTTCCGCCCGTATGCCCCCTCCTTCGCGGCGGACGCGAGGCGGGGGACCCTCCCGAACTACGCCGTGGTGGAGCAGCGCTACATGGACACCAAGCTGGAGCCCGCCAACGATGACCACCCGTCGCACGACGTGTACCAGGGGCAGATGTTCGTGAAGGAGGTGTACGAGACGCTCCGGGCGAGCCCGCAGTGGAACCAGACCCTGCTCGTGATCACCTACGACGAGCACGGCGGGTTCTTCGATCACGTCCCCACGCCGGTCCGCGGGGTCCCCAGCCCAGACGGCATCGTGGGGCCCGAGCCGTTCAACTTCCGGTTCGACCGGCTGGGAGTGAGGGTCCCCACCATTGCGGTTTCGCCTTGGATCGAAAAGGGCACTG ttgTCCATGGGCCGAAAGGGTCGCCCTCTCCGACATCGGAGTATGAACATTCCTCGATCCCCGCTACGGTCAAGAAGCTTTTCAACCTCAACGCGCCTTTCCTCACTAAGCGAGACGAATGGGCCGGCACGTTCGAGGGCATCGTGCAAACACGCACTCAGCCGAGAACCGACTGTCCAG AGAAACTCCCGACTCCAGTCAAGATCAGGAACGGCGAGGCTAAGGAAGATGCCAAGCCAAGCGAATTCCAGCAGGAGCTCTTGCAGCTCGCAGCGGTGCTGAAAGGCGATCACATTTTCACAAGCTCCCCCGAGAGATTCGGGATGGAGATGACCGTCAAAGAAGCGAAGGAGTACATGGAGGATGCAGTCAAGAGCTTCCTTGAGGCGGGTCTTTATGCCAGGAAAATGGGTGTTGATGGAGAGCAGATTGTGAAGATGAGGCCTTCACTCACCACAAGACCATCAAAACCctaa
- the LOC115735208 gene encoding hydroxyproline O-arabinosyltransferase NOD3-like, with protein sequence MPMIERKHMKRVSPLFVVFGLGFLLAAYNLLNMAMHHKSPNLGAAVANGLGMSDPITQVPGNTKRTRDPGLRYHVAVTGTGAPYSQWQCRIMYYWYKKVRDMPGSDMGKFTRILHSGSPDNLIEEMPSFVVDPLPEGLDRGYIVLNRPWAFVQWLESATIEEEYILMAEPDHIFVNPLPNLAKGSHPAGYPFFYIKPADNEKIIRKFYPKDKGPVTDVDPIGNSPVIIRKSILGEIAPTWMNVSLRMKDDAETDKAFGWVLEMYAYAVASALHKVKHILRKDFMLQPPWDLEVGKNFIIHYTYGCDYSLKGELTYGKIGEWRFDKRSYLSGPPPRNLSLPPPGVPESVVRLVKMVNEATANIPRWETLNRS encoded by the exons ATGCCCATGATCGAGAGGAAACATATGAAGCGGGTTTCGCCGCTCTTCGTGGTGTTCGGACTCGGGTTTCTTCTCGCCGCTTATAATTTGCTGAACATGGCTATGCACCACAAAAGCCCGAACTTGGGGGCTGCCGTGGCCAACGGATTGGGGATGTCCGATCCCATCACCCAGGTGCCCGGAAATACGAAGAGAACGCGGGATCCTGGCTTGCGATACCATGTTGCTGTCACGGGGACCGGTGCTCCTTATAGCCAGTGGCAGTGCCGAATTATGTACTACTGGTACAAGAAGGTCAGGGACATGCCCGGATCGGACATGGGAAAGTTCACCAGGATTCTGCACTCGGGAAGTCCTGATAACTTGATCGAGGAAATGCCCAGTTTCGTGGTTGACCCTCTTCCTGAAGGCCTGGATCGA GGTTATATCGTCTTAAACAGACCATGGGCTTTTGTGCAATGGCTAGAAAGTGCAACTATTGAGGAAGA GTATATTCTAATGGCGGAGCCGGACCACATATTTGTAAATCCTTTGCCTAACTTGGCAAAGGGAAGCCACCCAGCAGGATACCCATTCTTCTACATCAAACCAGCTGACAATGAAAAGATCATTAGGAAGTTTTACCCCAAAGATAAGGGTCCTGTAACTGATGTTGATCCCATTGGGAATTCTCCAGTAATTATTCGAAAG TCTATTCTGGGGGAAATTGCACCTACATGGATGAATGTCTCTTTAAGAATGAAGGACGACGCCGAAACTGACAAGGCCTTTGGATGGGTGCTAGAAAT GTATGCTTATGCTGTAGCATCTGCTCTCCACAAGGTGAAGCATATTCTTCGGAAGGACTTCATGCTGCAG CCACCATGGGATCTAGAAGTTGGAAagaatttcataattcattacaCTTATGGCTGCGACTATTCTTTGAAG GGTGAGCTGACATATGGGAAGATTGGAGAATGGCGCTTCGACAAGAGATCCTATCTTAGCGGCCCACCTCCAAGAAATCTTTCTTTGCCTCCACCAGGTGTTCCTGAAAGTGTA GTCCGACTGGTGAAGATGGTAAATGAGGCCACTGCTAATATTCCCCGGTGGGAAACTCTAAATAGAAGCTAA
- the LOC115735205 gene encoding ABC transporter G family member 23, translated as MATSCFFHQRRALGDDSAVLFSTSNSPDESTSPSSSSFSHSPPRPPHRPPEPARHHITVKNLSYRVHPRGGSSLATPWSLGLFRNPAPIDILNSVSFAARRAEILAVVGPSGAGKSTLIRILAGRVKDQHFDPSCIFIDHDRVTSPARLRRACGFVAQEDNLIPLLTVKETLMYSAKFRLRGMSQKKREERVQGLMQELGLTHAEDTFVGDEENRGISGGERKRVSIGVDMIHDPPILLLDEPTSGLDSKSALQVIELLSSMAKAHQRTIIISIHQPSYRILGFISNYLILYRGSVVHSGSIGSLEERIAKLGLQVPVQLNTLEFAMEILGPLETSYRQGHSPALLDKETLPYSYPTWPGVEIRQVRENSNERQAQDHYLLDFCEIVFLCSRFWKIIYRTKQLLLARTMQALVGGFGLGSVYINVRKNEGGVTERLGLFAFSLSFLLSSTVEALPIYLQERRVLMKESSRGAYRISSYMVANTIVFLPFLFAVAFLFAVPVYWIVGLNPSIGAFAFFTFIVWVIVLMASSLVLFLSAVSPDFISGNSLICTVLGAFFLFSGYFIPKESIPKYWLFMYYVSLYRYPLDALLTNEYWSVRRECFSWNNRDDKCSLTGEDVLKSRGLDKDTRWINVGIMFGFFVLYRVLCWLILVRRATKTTK; from the coding sequence ATGGCCACCAGTTGCTTCTTCCACCAGCGAAGAGCCCTTGGGGACGACTCGGCCGTCCTCTTCTCCACCTCGAACTCGCCGGACGAGTCGACCagcccctcctcctcttccttctcccACTCCCCGCCCCGGCCCCCTCACCGCCCGCCCGAACCCGCTCGCCACCACATAACTGTTAAGAACCTCTCTTATCGTGTCCACCCGCGGGGTGGTTCTTCCCTAGCCACTCCCTGGTCCTTGGGCCTGTTTCGCAATCCCGCGCCCATTGACATACTGAATTCGGTCTCGTTCGCGGCGAGGAGAGCCGAGATCCTAGCTGTTGTGGGCCCGAGCGGCGCGGGGAAGTCCACCCTCATTCGGATCCTGGCGGGACGGGTCAAAGATCAGCACTTCGACCCATCGTGCATCTTCATCGATCATGACCGAGTAACTAGTCCCGCTCGGTTGAGAAGGGCATGTGGCTTTGTGGCTCAGGAAGACAATCTGATTCCCCTTCTCACTGTGAAGGAGACTCTGATGTATAGTGCCAAGTTCAGGCTCAGAGGAATGAGCCaaaagaagagggaggagagggttCAGGGCTTGATGCAGGAGCTTGGGCTGACCCACGCGGAGGACACATTCGTCGGGGACGAAGAGAACAGGGGGATATCGGGCGGGGAGAGAAAGCGGGTCTCTATCGGTGTTGACATGATCCATGACCCGCCGATCCTGCTCTTGGACGAGCCGACTTCGGGCTTAGACAGCAAGTCGGCGCTCCAGGTGATTGAATTGCTCTCCTCGATGGCGAAAGCCCATCAAAGGACAATCATCATATCCATCCACCAACCCAGCTATCGGATTCTAGGATTCATCTCCAACTACCTGATTCTCTATCGCGGGTCAGTTGTCCATAGCGGCAGCATCGGATCGCTTGAGGAGAGGATTGCTAAGCTAGGACTTCAGGTCCCGGTCCAATTGAACACGCTAGAGTTCGCGATGGAGATTCTAGGCCCCTTGGAAACATCTTATCGCCAGGGCCACTCACCAGCCTTATTAGACAAGGAGACCCTGCCATATTCCTATCCGACGTGGCCAGGAGTCGAAATTAGACAGGTACGAGAAAACAGCAATGAAAGACAGGCGCAGGATCACTATCTTCTCGATTTCTGTGAGATAGTTTTCCTCTGCTCAAGGTTTTGGAAGATCATATACCGAACCAAGCAACTCCTACTGGCAAGGACAATGCAGGCCCTTGTTGGGGGGTTCGGCTTAGGAAGCGTGTACATAAACGTGAGAAAGAACGAAGGAGGGGTCACGGAGAGGCTAGGACTGTTTGCGTTCAGCCTGAGCTTCCTGCTGTCGTCCACGGTTGAGGCCCTGCCGATTTACCTCCAAGAACGGCGCGTCCTGATGAAGGAGTCATCGAGAGGAGCTTACAGGATTTCCTCCTACATGGTGGCTAACACCATCGTGTTCCTTCCCTTCTTGTTTGCGGTGGCTTTTCTATTTGCTGTGCCCGTTTACTGGATTGTTGGGCTCAATCCGTCAATCGGAGCCTTTGCATTCTTCACATTCATTGTCTGGGTCATTGTCCTGATGGCCAGCTCTCTGGTGCTTTTCCTGAGCGCTGTGTCGCCGGACTTCATTTCCGGGAACTCGCTGATCTGCACTGTCCTAGGTGCGTTTTTCCTGTTCTCAGGATATTTCATCCCTAAAGAGAGCATCCCAAAGTATTGGCTCTTCATGTACTATGTCTCGCTGTATCGGTACCCTCTGGATGCGCTTCTCACAAATGAGTACTGGAGTGTGAGAAGGGAGTGCTTCTCTTGGAACAATCGGGACGACAAGTGCTCTCTCACCGGTGAAGATGTGTTGAAGAGCAGAGGACTCGATAAGGACACCAGATGGATAAATGTGGGGATCATGTTCGGCTTCTTCGTGCTCTACCGTGTGCTTTGCTGGTTGATTCTCGTCCGAAGGGCTACGAAAACTACGAAGTGA
- the LOC115735209 gene encoding protein LATERAL ROOT PRIMORDIUM 1 — MGMVGLRDVFVVAPATSFHPTSHHHHHHHDPVIADSSNGSTASAATALGMGVGVGVIPLLTAAPCLGPSHNVAEGDNGSLTARSGRAGAAAEFQLWQNQQSSHHYLKKSAPILDHGNTSNLIQSGGGGGIGASSSSTTTCQDCGNQAKKDCSYRRCRTCCKSRGFDCSTHVKSTWVPAARRRERQLTTTAATAGGTGGSASTSGAKKPRLVGSQTTTTSHTSTSNTTPPRSFDTSSSRQDASFKESLPGQVRAPAVFKCVRVTSVDDGEDEYAYQAVVRIGGHVFKGFLYDRGVEGREDILNLSDLHLGGGGGDRNGASSSSPIMDPSDVYAASGGGLLGGSGYGNPIN; from the exons ATGGGCATGGTCGGCCTCCGCGACGTCTTCGTCGTCGCCCCGGCCACCTCCTTCCACCCTAcgagccaccaccaccaccaccaccacgaccccgTCATCGCGGACTCGTCCAATGGCTCCACCGCCTCGGCCGCCACTGCACTCGGTATGGGCGTCGGCGTGGGAGTCATCCCCCTCCTCACTGCTGCCCCGTGCCTCGGTCCTTCTCATAACGTAGCCGAGGGCGACAACGGTAGTTTGACGGCCCGGAGCGGCAGAGCCGGCGCGGCGGCTGAGTTCCAGCTGTGGCAGAACCAGCAATCTTCCCATCATTACTTGAAGAAATCCGCTCCCATCCTCGATCATGGCAATACCAGCAATTTAATTcaaagcggcggcggcggcggcatcgGTGCGAGCTCTAGCAGCACGACAACGTGCCAAGATTGCGGGAATCAGGCGAAGAAAGACTGCAGCTATCGGAGATGCAGGACCTGTTGCAAAAGTCGGGGTTTCGATTGCTCCACTCACGTGAAGAGCACATGGGTGCCTGCCGCGAGGCGGCGGGAGCGCCAGCTCACGACCACTGCCGCCACAGCTGGCGGGACCGGCGGTTCCGCATCCACTTCCGGAGCCAAGAAGCCGAGGCTCGTCGGCTCTCAGACAACCACCACTTCTCACACTTCGACCTCCAACACCACGCCGCCGAGGAGCTTCGACACGAGCTCGAGCCGCCAAG ATGCGAGCTTCAAAGAATCTTTGCCGGGGCAGGTGCGCGCCCCGGCGGTCTTCAAGTGCGTGCGGGTGACATCGGTGGACGACGGGGAGGACGAGTACGCGTACCAGGCGGTGGTAAGGATCGGCGGCCACGTGTTCAAAGGGTTCTTATACGACCGAGGTGTCGAGGGGAGGGAAGACATTCTGAACCTGTCGGATCTGCATTtgggcggcggaggcggagatAGGAATGGGGCGTCATCGTCGTCTCCGATCATGGATCCTTCGGATGTTTACGCCGCCTCCGGGGGTGGATTGCTTGGAGGCTCAGGCTATGGTAACCCAATAAATTGA